The genomic region ttgatggacccttggtctgacccagcatggcatgttcttatgttcccctattttatatccctcccAATTTTTATTTAAtctagtcattgcagtgactgGGTCCATACATCAGGCCTCGaatcctaaatccagccactgggTGTCATTGTTTAACAATGACCAGAACTCCCTCCTCCCTGGGGGGCTAAGAACCCTTCCAGTGAGTGGAAGACCTAACTTGGGGATCAAATCAGCAACCACCTTCacagcagtgcacagcacttaATCACTGGGTGTCCTTTTCTCAgatgggagctcgtgtgtatacAATAAAAATGACGACCTCTGCCATCTCACTGGCAGAAAGAGATAATTAGCATCCAGTGTGCCGACCTCATCTCTTCACCAGAAGCTGTAATGTAACGAGTTGGTGGGGTCTCACACTTACTGATTCCCAGCAGCAGCAAGATGAAGGAAGCCAGTACTACTTTCCAGTTCTTCTGGATCAGGGGGTGCTGAGTCCAGCTGGCCCACGGAAGTAGAGAGAGAGGACAGCAACAAAGACATATTAATGAAGAATGCTGGCAAAAACCATGCCCAGAACACAAACCATGAAATGTGAGAATTCAAACAGACTGAAAGCGACTAAAGGAGAACCTGTTTGCCATGGTTTTATTCCTCACCTTGAGCAAACTGAAAAGGCAGGTAATGAGCGGAAGAAATAAATAGAACAAACCCCCGGAAGTCTCTCtcaaaacatttttctgtttcttgcaGATGTTTTAAAGGTTTTAAGTTACTTTGAAAATGATGTTATTTTACTGCTATTGGCACCATCACCCTCCAAGCTACCAGAATGGAGCAGTCCCACACTAATGACACTGGTTTTCTTGTAAGCatgaaaacaaacacaaaacatgAAAACTGCTGCATGCCGCTATGTGACACTTACATTATAATAATACAAGGGTGCAGCTTTAAAACATCTTTTCCTCAGCAGCTCAATCACCTCTCTCTTgctgcagtgtttatccctcaAACTCAGTAGACCTCTCCCCAGCTTTCTTGACCTGCACATCTGGTGTCTCAGGGGACCCTCGTCAGCCTAAGGACTGGAAGGACACCTCAGAGGGGTCAACCCAGTCACAGACCAGCAGGAAATGCTACAGTGCCAGCAGTGGGCCCAAGCATACTAGCTGTATGGTGCACTCAGGCCCAGCCCACCTCAGCAGACGGGGAATCCACATTTGCATCCCTTGCACTGTAGTGCTGCAGTCTAAACCATGGACGCAcctctgttttttaaatttgaagcTTGCTTTTCACAGGCGAGTCGAGCTACGTATGGGTGTCTATCCCCAAAACGACGCGTCTCACACATGGTCTCCCTCTTGCCTCAAGAAGTCTTAGCCACGAGGCTGTGTGAGCATTTGTCTCTCTCCTCGTCTGTTGCTTACCTGAAGCACTCTCGGTACGAGAGCTGAGTGGTATTACTGATGGTGCTGAAAGACCACTGTGAGCTCCGTGTGGATGATCGCCCAGGATCTCTGCAGTGTAAGAAATGGAGACGCATGTTAGAATAggacagggaaacacctacagtacctgaatgtaatccactttgaagtgactgaaaagcagaatataaatcaaataaaaaacctACACCACAGAAATCCTTATCTCGTCAGCTGCTTCCCTTGGACTCCCAGCCAATTATATCAAGAATGCTCCTCTTTGTAACTTTGGGTgattttcacatgtacttttagtaCAGATGCAGtattaaaccccccaccccccaacactgTCTTACTGTACTCAGGTGTTGTGAGGGGCACCCTATTACATGTAAATTAATAAGAGTTGCAATAAATGCTTAGCATACATCCCCGTCTCTTCAATCCACCTAATGGTGGAGGGCACCCACCTATTGCGTATAGATTAGCTCGGATGCATTATGTTTAAGGTCCCCAACAGGCCGATTCTGCAAGGTccacgggaaaaccggcactcaagccccagccacctctcctgggcgcacaataggtaaattggttcttacctgctcgtTTCCATTCctgcagatcagtccagactcctgggttttgcctcccctccagcagatggagacagttttacagacactggcacttaacacgaggtgccacctgcaatccctcagtattgatctgtagcCAAGCTCAAAAACGGAAATACCAAAAACCAACTAACATCCCTGCACAAGCATCgggaagcagagaaaaaaaaaaccagacagaaCCACACCCACACAAAATCCTGTGCAGGACTAACAAAACCTGCACCATTCTTCAGAGTAATTACAAATCGGTTAGAGCGAACTCTCCAAAATTCCCTTTCCTCCAGTgagcaggactctggactgatctgtggtactacaggaacaaaaattagcaggtaagaaccaagttGTTCCTCTcactgtacgtacccagatcagtccagactcttgggatgtaccaaaacgtccctagacagggtgggactgcgagagtcctgctcgaagtaCACTTTCAAAGCCCACGGCTTCTGGAGCCTGGACATGCAAAACGGTAGCGCCTGGTGAAAGTGCGCagtgatttccaagtagccgcctgGCAGATCTCGTGGCAAAACTTGCTGACCCTCGGCCCAAGCGGCCGCTTGGGAATGAGTAGAATTTGCCCTTAGCCCCTCCATGATAGGATGACCCTGACATATGCGCAGAGCCAACAGCCTCTTACCCATCTCACAATCGTGGCCTCTTAACGCTTTATGCCCCTTCACCGCTCCAAAGCACATAAAGATGATCTGACAAGCAGAAACTATTCGTGACCTTCAGGTACTGCAGCAATGCACATTTCACAACCAGAACGACAACTCTCTTGCTTGTGGTGCTGAAGGATCCACTATAGGAAAGGACAGGAGCGCTTCTGcctgatttaagtggaatgacAAAACTACCTTCAGCAGACAGGAACTGTTCAAGGAAACACCCAACTCAAGATTCTCAaaaaaaggctccctacaggacaaggcctgaagctcagagCTCTTCCCTGTGGAACAACCAAAtcaccttgggatcatccccttccacagaTGGGCTTTTATTCAGCATCTGACCTGGATCCTGGTCAGCGAACCCCAGATCTGACCCAGACTGGCCCTGCACAAGCGGATCCACCTCTGAAACCTCAGAGGTGTCGTCCACTGCTGTAGATGACGCTCTGCTCTTcctgcactcccccctcccctgctggtGCTGCAATTAGCTCAGCCCCATTGTAGCTCCTGCCGTAGACGATgcacttccatctgctggagacagaaatactgaggaactgcaggtggcaacTCGTGTTAAGTGGCAGtaaaactctgtctccatctgctggaagggaggaaatacccaggagtgatctgggtacgtacagggaacctgtatttaaatggggagggggaggcgctAGAGAGGACTACGTGCCCCTAGCACCCCCtcggcccaggagaggtggctgtcagtgggttcagaaaacagacaaggagttaggaaaacagatgctggtaaaACGCTTGCAGGCGTTAATTCCTGAGCACACAATGTGCTGATCAGCCGCACTTTTTCTTCTTCAATATCCCGGGTAAATtactaatagtctcatcaacgtgcatttgcatgtgatgagtgttattagtgctgggggggggttagacacaTGTTTGAtgcactaaaccccttactgcATAAAGGGGTAGTGGATgtgcgtcaaacgcgcgtccaactgcgggtgaaacagtgcactcagcctgcACGTGGGGAACCTCGCTATTACACATGCAATAATACATTGTTAAGCATACCCTTGGGCCCTTCATCACGCCCACCAGGTGGGGGGTAAGGGGGTGGAGAAAACCTATTTCAAATACATTAAAATGTtaatcacacccccccccccctccccaatcaccTGACTTTGACGCCATCAGGAGGTTTTCCATTCAGCTGTGGGCCATTTTCTTCATCATTCTCCAGATTCTGGCACAAAACAAATCAGGAGATAATGTATCAGTTATTTTATTCTCTCTGCCCTTACCCCAGAAGGGTACAAGAGGCCTGAATATCATGGTCGCGTAGAACATTCGCTAAGACACCAGAGGCAGGTGAAGGTAGAAAGGTGTGCGCGCGCCTTGGAAGCACACGGTGCTGTCCCATCATGCCAGTGGCCGCTGGGTACATTTGCCTCCAACTCTCTAAAGGttcaattaggttcttacctCGAGTCCTGTCAGACTAAATGTCACGActaatccagacaagtgggatttgtCCCTCCTACCAGAAGTTGGAGACATAGAGCAGACTGATCCGATTCCCCTCCCTATGTATTCTGGTACAGCAGGGAAGGAGTCAAGTCTCTTGCCCAAGCTGAATAGTTATGCTCCTctggaactcaaaaataaaatattaccaaactGAAAAAACACAGTTTCAGGAAGAAAGGAGACCAATAGTAAGGGATTGATCATCACCTCTGCTCTCTTTTCCCTGTGTGACAGACCCAAGTACACGCCAAAGGACTGGGGAAAAAGCACTAATCTGGATAAATAGGGTAATTTAAAAAGGTAAATCAAGATAAAAATTCAGAAGCACCTAGGTCTACTAAATGTAGGACTTCAAACAACCACACGTGTCCCTATTTGTATACATATGGACAAATAATCCAAGGAAACGTGCAGGATAAATTAAATGTCCATGCAAAACTCAATGCTCATCATTTATATTTACTTAATGCGGCAACTCCACATCAATTCTGTGATGTTTTCAACATGGAGGATAACCGGGCGTGCCATGCTGAAGACATCACGAACTGATAAAAGTTTTCCTtcgtccctcccaacgcagcaaAACACGGGTCCGCGTCGGGGGACCCGCTCGTACTCAAGATTGTGGAGTTGCCGTATGAAGTAAATATAAACGATGACCGTTGAGTTTTGCGTGGAGATTTAATTTATCCTGCACGTTTCCTGGGATTATTTGTCTATTGTGTGCGGTGTTTCTCCCTTTGTGGATTTTTGGAATTTATACTTAGATATAATAATCAGATGTGCAATTGCCCTGTTGAAACGCTAGTTAAAAATAACTATTCACATTCCAAATGTATGTAACAATGTAGATACAATTTAATTACCCCAGAGTGTAAATATATACATTACAAATCTTCATCTGTCAATAATCATGATATATAGTAAATACCAAATCTTGACAAAGACACAAtgttacaatataataaacatgAATCTGTGTGTCTAGACCAAACTGatgtttctatattttcaacACATAAAATGTGATAGGAATATTCCTCGAAGCACTCAGTATCATACAGGACAAAAAGCCTGATACAGTGGTAAGTATGAACAATGTTGCATTTATTCAATGATCAGCTGGGCAACTTCACAAAAAAATGGTGCTCCTGCCATCATAGAGCCTACAAGTGGTAAATATCGACCTGCCTGCAGGGAAGCGATGTCGGCATCTCCCTCATCTGGTCCTGTAACTTGCTGATTCGTTTATCCGTTAAGTACACTTTTCTCTCTCCTCATATGGAAATGAACTGGAGAGAGATCAGTATTTGTGAGGGCCCCATCCATTCCAACTTCTGCATGAATGTCTCTGTAACTTGGGCATCCCTCTAGCAAGGAGTCCATTCTTATCAATAACTCTCTCTGTGCAGGTaacgctgctgctgctaccaccattaaattttatttatgaAGGTCCTGGGGTGGAGGAGAATCCAAAGGGCAGAGTTATGAACTGATAATTgcttcccagtgcagcagagcgcAGGGAGCGCCGAGGACGTGGCGCTACAATTTGACAGATACGCTTGTTTCTTATTGTATGAAAGTACGGTAGCCTAAGAGACTGCTTCACACCTTTCAGATCTGGAACCAACCAAAAtgccccttccttctttggaataGAGCAAATTTATCAtccctttcctctcttctcttGGCACTGCTACCACTGCTTTCAAATAAAGTAATCTGTCTATTGTTACCTGTACtgtcttttttcccccccctgaATCTTGCATGGGGAAAGAACAAAGGCTTCTCTTATTGGGGTTTTCAGCTGCAAggtatatctcccccccccccggactcgAGTTATGCAGGTCCACTCCCTGTAGCATTGCTGTAGATGCCTGCCTACTAGCAGGAGCAAGGAGTGGCCTGGCACGATGTCACTGGGTACTCTTACATGAAGCTGGCCCTCAGCTGTGTCTGCACCCACCCACTGCACCTGCTGCCTCAGAAAGGGCTGTACCTTACCCAGAGGCCTGGATCTCCACACACTGCACGATTTACACTGACTATATTGCCTATTCTCCTTTGGCCTAGccgtaagaacataacatgccatgctgggtcagaccaagggtccatcaagcccagcatcctgtttccaacagaggccaatccaggccataagaacctggcaaatacccaaaaactaagtctattccatgtaaccattgctaatggcagaggctattctctaagtgaacttaatagcaggtaatggacttctcctccaagaacttatccaatccttttttaaacacagctatactaactgcactaaccacatcctctggcaacaaattccagagtttaattgtgcgttgagtaaaaaagaactttctccgattagttttaaatgtgccccatgctaacttcatggagtgccccctagtctttctattatccgaaagagtaaataacagattcacatctacccgttctagacctctcatgattttaaacacctctatcatatccccccctcagccgtctcttcgccaagctgaaaagtcctaacctctttagtctttcctcataggggagttgttccattccccttatcattttggttgcccttctctgtaccttctccatcgcaattatatcttttttgagatgcggtgaccagaattgtacacagtattcaaggtgcagtctcaccatggagcgatacagaggcattatgacattttccgttttactcaccattcccttcctaataattcctaacattctgtttgcttttttgactgccgcagcacactgcaccgacaatttcaatgtgttagccactatgacacctagatctctttcttgggttgtagcacctaatatggaacctaacattgtgtaattatagcatgggttatttttccctatatgcatcaccttgcacttatccacattaaatttcatctgccatttggatgcccaattttcccgtctcacaaggtcttcctgcaatttatcacaatctgcttgtgatttaactactctgaacaattttgtatcatctgcactcAGCCCTCTTCCAATAGATCTGCTTTAGACTTCTAGCAGTCTCTGTGGCCAATTTAAAATGTGCCATCCTGGCTCCACTGAACTGAAAGGGTTCTACCTCTCTTCAATCTGTGGAGCCTGCTGCATGTACCAAACCAATGCTTGTACTATATCCTGCACACATCACTGCCTGGAGCAATTATCTGGCCACTCCaaaggtcttcctggaatttatcacaatctgcttgtgatttaactactctgaacaattttgtatcatccgcaaatttgataacctcactcatcgtattcctttccaaatcatttataaatatattgaaaagtaagggtccaagtacagatccctgaggcactccactgtccactcccttccactgaggaaattgtccatttaatcctctgtttcctgtcttttaaccagtttgtaatccacgaaaggacacagactttctagttttcttagaagtctctcatgagggactttgtcaaacaccttctgaaaatccaagaatacatcacatctatcagttcacctttatctacatgtttaaccccttcaaggaaattaagcagatttgtgaggcaagacttcccttgggtaaatccatgctgactgtgtgcaattaaaccatgtctttctatatgttctgtgattttgatctttagaatagtttccactatttttcctggcactgaagtcaggctgctGATACTTATATATTTTATTACCTTGTGATAATTGTATAACCAATGTGCAAGAATTAAAGGAAAAATATAATCTGCAAAGTTGTCTGCTTCTGCTCCCCATCCATCTGATGAAGCCCCAGCAAAGGCATGTGGGGCACTTCTACAGATAAAAAAAAGCTACAGGAATATTCCTGTTTGAAAAGGAAGCCCTTGGAAAGCAGGGATTGGGGCTGCCAGAAGGGCTGGGAGCATAAGCCAGCTCACAGGTCCATGCTTGGTGCCACTTTTCCTAGAAGCACAGTGCCCCACACACCTATCAGGATGAGGCACCCTGTGGCGTGAGGGGCAGCCACAATCCTAGGTGAAGAATAGCCctctgttggagtcattttttgttacttttgctgaggatgtatataggaGGAGAGgccatatggattcagagttttcacccaaacacaaactagtttgaaggccacaggccaacctctgagtgaactcctgtttactgtcttgcactgtgaaatgtttatgaacaggcaagagtctgtttagttattccactaagtctatgatgagaaaattagcaattaacttatattaaagcatgagagaaaaaaaaaagtgaaggccACACTGCTGTGTCTAAAATATAACTCAGAGGGAGGAAACGCCACTGCTTTCAcaagcatgtgtgagtgtataaggagagacagcgaGAAAGAGGGGAGAGTGGGAGCCCTCGCCATGATGGTACGGCTGGTCCTTtgaaaatgtaagctttttatatctagcaattgttatctaccattacttctatatgatctgattttatttgttctacccTCCTATTGCTCAACTAAACTTACtcttacctggaaccgtgatgtactgaatcagtttgtgtgtggctatttgcataggggataagttcctggggttcaagcccccaggtataatcccagtaattgcatGGCTATTTGTGTTGGGGATAAACTCCTGGGTTCAAGACCAAGTATAAGCCCAGcaattgtgtgtttatatgagattagcccccacgcaggataccagtgtgcatggtctgaacccatAACGCCCTCATGTTTTGCCACTTTCAAGTGTATTTTTCAGGCTTGTGGCATAtagtggggctgatgcaatacagtgcattcAGCTGAGTGCACAATTTAACCCTTGGTTGGATGTACATCCACAACTCCTTATGCTACAAGGGTGATTAGTGCGTGCAAAATGGGCATCCAAACCCTTGTGAAATTAATGGCGCTCATAACATGCAAATacatagatgaggctattagttattctccccaTATTGCCCCTCAAAAAAAGTGTAACCAACCCACACATTTTTACATTGAGAaacatgtacagaaaagcagaagatacTGCTTTTCTGGTACATCTTCTGACAATATTGTGATAGCATAAAGTTGGaggagccaaaaaaaaagcatgcaggcAGTCAGGTTATGAAAAGAGATGCTCAAATAAtggagtgtccattttcctaacctgaggctttgcacagattaggaaaagcAGATGCCTGTAaaactgagtgtccattttcataaccggctgacaACCACTTCCTCCTTGGCAACAGGCACCCAGGGGCACACATTTATCGCTAacacctccttggcagcatgacccctcatttaaatattcaatctcaggcccaggagaggtgctgggcaTGCGTTAGGAAAGCAAGTACTCCACACtgatttttttgcatcagccccagtgtGTATATTAGCTATTAATTTGCTGTTACAAAATACAAGAATTTGCAAGTCAGGATTCATCTGTCTCTAGCTAACGTCACTGTTATTATAAATGACACTTACATAAGCTTTGGAGCAGTTTTCTCCTCATATAGAATTGCAAAAGTGGGCAGAAAAGGTAAACCAAAACCTGCTTTAATGGATCATTTTACCCCTAAATCTAGAGTCCACTTATTGGACAGCACAATATCACGATGTGCTTATAAGTGACAGAAGATTGCTGTGTGCGTGCGCGCGTATAAATGAATCTAAAACGATATTCACGGGCAGCGAGGAGCACCACGCACCTGGTACTTCAACCGGGACTGCTTTTCGCCGTCCTCGCCGTCCTCGCTCTTCCCCTTCCGATCGAAATGCAGCGTCCCGAAGCGCGGCGTCCCGGCCCCCACGCTGTCCTCCCGCTCCTCCAGCGACAACTCGAAAGCATCATCGATGCTGAAGCCGGGCCGCACCGCCGCAGACATGGGGCACCGAGGCCCACggtgccaggggggggggggggctccggtGCACAGGGCCAGTCACCGACTCCTCAAACGGTCACCCAAACCCATGCAGAAACTTCCAGGGCTGCTCGCGTCCACTCCCCGTCAGGCGCTTTACCGGACTCCGCGGGGCGGCGAAAACAGCGAAGGCCCTTCGGTTGCAGCCACCACAGGCGGCCCGGCTGGACGGGAGAAGCGAGCAAGCAGAGCGTTATCCCGCCAGGCCCCCGCCCCCAAACAAACCCCGCAAAGCCGCTGGGCCCGGGCGGTACCTGCGCGAGGCCAGGGAAAGCTCGCGGACGTGGCCGCTTTCTCCGCCTCGGAGCGCGCGCCTCTTACATAACAGCGCCCaactttttctcttcctccctcaggGAAGCGCCAGCGGAGCCTCGCGCGCCCTCCTTTCCGGTTTATTGTGTCAGGAGCCGCGCGCGGCGGCGGCACCGCCCCCCTCCCTCCGAGCCGCACAAGTCGAGCCTGGAGCCGATCGATCGCCCGCTCCGACGCCGGCCGGCGAGGATCGGGTGCTCCGGTCCCGGCTTTCTCCCGTCGCGTGCCCGGGCTCGCTGTTTTGGCTGGAAGTGGAGGTTAGGGAATGCCGGCAGGGTAACACCGGGACTGGATCTCCCTGTCAAGTGAAGGCCCCGGGCCAGCAGGGACGA from Rhinatrema bivittatum chromosome 13, aRhiBiv1.1, whole genome shotgun sequence harbors:
- the TMEM134 gene encoding transmembrane protein 134 isoform X2; the encoded protein is MSAAVRPGFSIDDAFELSLEEREDSVGAGTPRFGTLHFDRKGKSEDGEDGEKQSRLKYQNLENDEENGPQLNGKPPDGVKVRDPGRSSTRSSQWSFSTISNTTQLSYRECFSWTQHPLIQKNWKVVLASFILLLLGIILVLVGVGLLVNPSQGISSAIFFVPGFLLLIPGVYHVIFIYCAVKGRKGFQFFYLPYFEK
- the TMEM134 gene encoding transmembrane protein 134 isoform X1, which translates into the protein MSAAVRPGFSIDDAFELSLEEREDSVGAGTPRFGTLHFDRKGKSEDGEDGEKQSRLKYQNLENDEENGPQLNGKPPDGVKVRDPGRSSTRSSQWSFSTISNTTQLSYRECFSWTQHPLIQKNWKVVLASFILLLLGIILVLVGVGLLVNPSQGISSAIFFVPGFLLLIPGAGKRSSSLCCDICGRSSRRSLPWLADLSFLKFPWYKPKQLIFWILLLGAGSVK